The Comamonas endophytica sequence CTGCCGCTGCAACGATCCGTCGCACCAGCGGGTGGTGCTGCCCGCGGCGCGACCACAGCGCATGCACCTCCTCGTGCAGCCCGGGGCACAATCCGAGCAGGCGCAGCCCCCGCACCAATCCGACATCTTCCGCGCCCAGATCACTCACCGGAAACACCCCCAGCCCGCGCGCCGCGAACACCGCCAGCAGCGCGCTGTCTTCGAACTCGCCCACCACGCGCGGTCGCACGCCTATCTCTTGGAACCAGGCATCGAGCGTGGAGCGCAGCGGTGCATGGGATGTGGGCAGCAGCACCGGCAGCTCCTGCAGCGACTGCGGAAAGCGCTCGCGCGCCGACTTCCTGACCAGCGATGCCGGCCCAAACCACTGCAGCGAAGAGCGCGCGATGCGCTGGCTCGACAGGCGCTGCGCGGGATGGTGCGGCGCCGCCTGCCCGGCCAGCACCATATCGAGCTGATGCAGCGCCAGCTCCGACAGCAGCTCGTCGAACTCGCCCTCGTGGCACACCAGGCGCAGCCCGGGCGTGGCCAGCACCGGCGCCAGCAGCGCATGCGCGGCCAGCTTGGAAATGCCGTCGGACAAGCCCACTGCAAGCCGCGCCACCGGAGCGCTGCCGGCCTCGCGCACCTCGTCGGCAATGCGCTGGCCGCGCTCGAAGATCTCCTCGGCGCGCGCAAAAGCCGCCTGCCCGGCCTCGGTCAGCGCCACGCCACGGCCCGCGGGCTTGAGCAGCTGGTGGCCCAGGGACCGCTCCAGATCGCGCACCTGCGTGCTGATGGTCTGCACCGCCATCTCCAGGCGTTCGGCGGCGCGCGCGAAGCCGCCTTCCTTGGCGACCATCCAGAAATAGTAGAGATGGCGGAAATTCAGCATCCGATGTCCTTCTGGAAAAACCGCATCTTAGGTTCGGTTCCTTCTGGTGTATCCGCTTGACCGGAAACGCCATACTCGGCATTTGCCATCTTCCCGGTCGACATCCATGTTCTACGCTCTCAGTTGGTCTCTTTCGTTCGTGCTTCTGGGCCTGTGGTCGCTGGTTTGCTGGGGCCTGCATGCAGCCACTGTGTGGGCGGTAGCCGGCGCCGGTGCCTTGGCAGGCGGTACCGCGGCCATGGGTTCGGTTCGGGCGCCGGGCGGATGGGGTGTCTTGATACCGCCAGGGCTGACGGCGGAGTTCGAGGCACTGCTGCAGTCTTTCGGCCCCTGGGTGGAGTGGGCACTGTCCGCGGTCCCTGCGCTGGCGGGCGGCGTCACGGTTCTGGCATGGGTCATCTGGGGCCTGGGCGCGCTGGCATTGCTGGCGCTGGCCGTGGGCGCGCATGTGCTGATCGCCCTGTTCAGGCGCCGCAGCAGCCGTGCGGATACGGCACACACCGCCCCGGTCCACTGAGCCCGGCCGCCCGGATGCAAAAAAGCCGCTGTCCCCAGCGGCTTTTTTGCCCTTGGCAGGCCGTGCTCAGGTGCGCACGACCATCACCGGAATATGCACCGAGCGCAGCACGCGCTGCGTGACGCTGCCCAGCATCAGCTTCTCGAGGCCGCGCCGGCCCTGCGAGCCCATGATGATCAGATCGGCGCCCGTGTTCTCCACCACGCGCACGATACCCTCATGCACCGCATGGCCCTCGCCCACCACCGTGGTCACGGGCTGGCCGGCTTCGTCCATGATCCTGCGCGCCGATTCCAGCGCGGTATTGGCTTCGGCCGTGGCGGCGCTCAGGTACTGCGCCTGGCCATAGGCGAAATCGGCCCCCACGCCGGTGAAGGGATAGGGATCCACCACATACACCGCGGTCACGCTGCTGCCGAAGACCTTGGCCATTTCCGCGGCCTTGGAGACCGCCATCAGCGACGTGGAAGAACCATCGACGGGAACCAGAATGTGCTTGAACATGATGTTTCTCCTCTAGTTGAACCTGCTGCTGCAGTGTGGCATGGCACCCGGCGCCAAGTCCATGAGGGAGGTCACGCCGGGTGATCGAACTCCGCCCCCTGGAAATTCCCGCGGCGGCACGTCAGCACCAGCGTATCACGGTAGCCGCCCTCGCCCAATGGCTGGATCGGCGTGGTCTCATGGATCATGCGCGCGTCATCCAGCAGCATGACCGACCAGGGCTCGGTCAGCGTGAAGCGCTGGCCCTGCGGGCCCATGGCCTCGAACACCCGCGTCTCGCCGCCCTTGACCTTCTCGCGGCCGACCAGGAACACCGCCACCAGGTCCACGCCATCGCGGTGCGCGCCCTCGGGCGTGGGCCGTCCGATGCCATGCGCGGTGTCGATGCGGAACTGGTGCGCTTCCATGAACCAGGGGCCCATCGGCGCGCCGGCGCCGAACACCTGGTCGCAAAGATGCCCCATCTGCAGCAGCAGTCGCTGCCAGGCGGGCTGGGCCACGAGCTCGGCATGCATGGGTGCGAACATGCGCAGCATGCCGCCATGCAGGGCGTTGTATTCGACGGGCTGCCAGTGCGCGCGGTGGGCGACCTGCCGCAGGCCGCCGTCGCCGGCAATGAAGCAGGAATGGCGCCGGCGGCGGTAGCGGCCGCCATCCTTGAGGTGCTCGTCGGGCGGCAGGTCGGCCCAGTCGCCGCACAATGCCTGCAGCTGTTCCAGCGCCACGCCGATCCAGGCCGCGACGTCGGCGGGGGACAGAACGGC is a genomic window containing:
- a CDS encoding LysR family transcriptional regulator, with the translated sequence MLNFRHLYYFWMVAKEGGFARAAERLEMAVQTISTQVRDLERSLGHQLLKPAGRGVALTEAGQAAFARAEEIFERGQRIADEVREAGSAPVARLAVGLSDGISKLAAHALLAPVLATPGLRLVCHEGEFDELLSELALHQLDMVLAGQAAPHHPAQRLSSQRIARSSLQWFGPASLVRKSARERFPQSLQELPVLLPTSHAPLRSTLDAWFQEIGVRPRVVGEFEDSALLAVFAARGLGVFPVSDLGAEDVGLVRGLRLLGLCPGLHEEVHALWSRRGQHHPLVRRIVAAADADN
- a CDS encoding universal stress protein, which gives rise to MFKHILVPVDGSSTSLMAVSKAAEMAKVFGSSVTAVYVVDPYPFTGVGADFAYGQAQYLSAATAEANTALESARRIMDEAGQPVTTVVGEGHAVHEGIVRVVENTGADLIIMGSQGRRGLEKLMLGSVTQRVLRSVHIPVMVVRT
- a CDS encoding 2OG-Fe dioxygenase family protein — encoded protein: MTHVTFSPPYIRPAQLAQQLRSQGYAVLSPADVAAWIGVALEQLQALCGDWADLPPDEHLKDGGRYRRRRHSCFIAGDGGLRQVAHRAHWQPVEYNALHGGMLRMFAPMHAELVAQPAWQRLLLQMGHLCDQVFGAGAPMGPWFMEAHQFRIDTAHGIGRPTPEGAHRDGVDLVAVFLVGREKVKGGETRVFEAMGPQGQRFTLTEPWSVMLLDDARMIHETTPIQPLGEGGYRDTLVLTCRRGNFQGAEFDHPA